A segment of the Candidatus Protochlamydia naegleriophila genome:
GAGCGTTGCTGTGCGTTGACGAATGTCTTCAGCCTGTTTCTTGCTTTTGAGAACTTGTTTGGCTTGCTGTTGAGCCAACCATTCTTGTTTTTGCTGAGTATTTTGGTTCTGAAAAAAGATATTCATCCCAAATAAAGTTAAAGAAAGGGCGATGACAAACAAGATGGTGCGTCTATCCATGAGCTAGTAACCTTTAAAGTGTTAAAATCAAAACATTAAAAGGAATAAATTAGCATACCCTCCTGAAAGTGACAAGTAAAACGTCTGCTTGGCGTGCGATACCAGTAGAGTTTTTGCTTTGGCAGATTCATTCTATCATTCATGAAATCATACTAAGCACCGAAGCAGGTGTTTTATAGAAATTTAAACTGATTTTCTTGATCTGTGTTTATTTTTATGTAATTAAAAAATATATATTTATTTTAATGTAATTAAGGGATGGTTTTTTATTTTTATGTTTGTTAATCTTTTTGAAAAATTAATTATTTTTAAATTGAGGGGGTATAATGCAATTTAATCAAATTTCATCGGACGTTCTTTCTTATGTTTGTTCTTTTTTTCCTGCGCGGGAGAGGATGATAGAAAGTGTAAGCCGTGAGTGGAAAGCGGCTTTGGACATCAGTTTTCATTTTTATCTGCAATCGCAAGACGAGTTAACATCGGGAAGAAAAAAAGAATGGGAAGGACTTTCTTTCCAGGAAAGAAAGTGTATGCTTTCTCGATTGGTTATTAAAGCTCAGGCCGATCCCAGGCTTATGCATTTAGCTAAGCTTTTGTGCGGTCCACATCATCATACGATCTCAGTTAGAAGAAATGAGTGGGATATTCTTCAAGGAAAGTTGAGAATGCATGAGCTTCGAAATCGTTTAGAAGAAGATAAGATATGGGTTGCGAAGGACTTTAGCACGTATATCAAGTCTTATTTAAAACGACTGGAAAGCTTGAGCTTGGATGCTGAAGAGCTAAGCGTTATTTTAACGGAAACTTCTAACTTAAAAAGTTGGCCATTTGTAAGCCTTCTAAATAAAATGAACTTTCTTTTACGAGCATCTGCCTTATGGATCGTTAATGGAGAAAGAGATGAAAGGGAACTGATGAGATGTGCTGAGGAGATCAGTCTCACTTACAAGCTAAGTTTGAATTGTCTGTATGAAGAAATGGCTGTTGCCTTTTCGCAGCAAGGGGATTTTGACAGGGCTCTAACCTGTGCCAACCAGGCAGGAGAACGGAAGGAGCGTGCCTATTTGCGTTGTGCCGAAGATTGTGCGAAGCGGGGGGATTTTATATTTTCCAGGGCTTTTGTTGGAAATATAATAGTTGATATCAATTTGAAAGATCAAGCGTGCATGAACTGTGTCAAAGCTTTTGCCTTGCAAGGTGATAAAGAGAGTACCCAATTTTTTATCGATTCCATCGAAGATTACAAAAATCGTGCATATGTAGTCGGTGCACGCTCGTTTGCAGAGTTAGGTGATTTTGAACATGCGCAGTTTTTTGCAGATGGAGCTGGAGAGCTAAAAGATGAGGCTTACGCAAGTTGTGCAAAGGCTTTTGCCGTGCTGGGTGATTTTGAACATGCGCAGTTTTTTGCAGATGGAGCTGGAAAGCTAAACGTTTACGTAAGTTGTGCAGAGGCTTTTGCCAAACTTCACAAAAGTGCAGTGGCTAAAGTTTTTTGTGAAGCGGCAGGAAATCAATCAAAGTATGCTTATAGCAGCTGTGCTCAAATTTTTGCTGAGTTGGGAAATAGCGAAGAAGCTTGGACTTTTATGGATTTATCTGGAGAACAAAGAAATAGTGCATGCGTATCATGTGCCATTGCTTTTATCAAACGAGGAGAGAGCGCCAAGTTTCAACTGTTTATCGATCAAATCTCCTCTGTTTTTCCTAAGGATCGTGCTTACCAAGGATGTGCTAGAGAGCTTGCTATCTTAGGAGATGCAATCAATGCTATGATTTTTATTGCGCAAATGCAGCAAGGAAACGGTATAGCATATCGTATTTGTGCTAAAATTTTTGCTGAGCGTGGCGATGTTGAAAATGCGCGAGCATTTGCGGATAAAATAGTCGAAACCTTTGAAAAAAATAAGGCTTATGCCGAATTAGCTAAAATCTTTGCTGAAAGAGGCGAGGTGGAGAATGCACAATGTTTTGTGGAGCAAATTGAGCTTCATGAGCTTAACCTGGGCGCAAAAGAAGAAGCTTATTTGGAATGCGCTGAAATATTTGCCGAACATGGTAATAGCAAAGAGGCTAAAATATTTGCAGATCAAGCTGGAGATCTAAAAACTGATGCTTATGAGCGCTGCAAAGAGTTTTTTAGGCAACAGGACAATTGTGAAGCGCTTCGAATGTTTGCCGAAGAAAATAACCCTATTTCTCTTGGCAGTTAATCGTTATTAGATAAAGAGATAAAGGCCCTTGTTATAAAAATAGCAGGGGTTTTCTATTTCTGGGCTTCAACGTTTTTTTCTTTTTGAGCATGGAGATTATAAAATTCTCCTATTGATTCATTGCGCTTAGTCAATTAATGCTTAATTTAGAAATCTTTAATTTGATAATTGGTGAAAGTAAAAATTCATTTAGACTTTGGTCTTTCTTGAGGTTTGAAAATAATCTCCCGAGCGACTATCTTTTATACATAAAGTTGAGAAAATAAGGATTTAGCATGGAGCAGCGCATATTAGGCGATTATACGATTATCAAGCCTATGGGTCAGGGAACGTTGGGAATGGTTTATTTGGCAGAACACCGTTTTATGAAATGCCAGTACATTCTTAAGGTTCTTCCCGAAGAACTTTCTTCTGACAGGGGTTTTATTCAGCGCTTTCAAGAGGATATCGGCCATCTTGCTGCCCTTGAGCATCCCTCCATTGTAAAGACACATAATATTTCTTTTGCGCAAGGTGTCTACTTTGTTGTGACCGACTGCATCGTGGATCACGTGGGAGAGATAACAAACTTAGCACACTATATAATGGGTTTAGATCGTCCTCTTGAAGAAGAGGAGGTTTTTAGTGTTCTCAAGCAGGTTGCTGAAGCGCTGGATTATGCGCATGCTAAAAAAATTGGAAATAGGGGGATTGTTCACCGCGGCTTAAAGCTCAATAATATTTTAGTGGGGAATAAGCGCAAGGGGCTGCAAGTTTATCTTTCTGATTTTGGTCTCTCTTGGATTGTGGGGGCCGGTGCAGTCTTAACCCGAACGTATAAAAATGTTGCCGAAGCGTTAGAAATAGGCCTGCAAAGTATTGGACAAAGAGCCGGGCAAGATCGCTATCCAAATCCTGCAATCGATCAGCAAAAACTCATTCCCTTGCATGCCTCTTTCTTGCAAAGTTACGCTTTTCTAGCTCCCGAGCAAAAGAGGCTCGATGGTGCCCATGTAGTCGATGAAAAAGCCGATGTGTATGCTTTTGGAATATTGGCCTACTTTTTGTTGATGAACGAGCTACCAGAAGGTGTTTTTGAGATGCCTTCTTCCAGCCCGCGCCAGTATCGCCATCAGTGGGATTCTCTTCTGCAGCATTGCCTGCAGAGCCAGCCCTCCAAGCGTCCAAGCTCTTTAGTAGAGGCTTTGGAAGCCGTTCGCTATGTAGAAAAACCGATGCTGGTCATTGCGAAAGAAGAGCTCTCTATAGCCTGTGAAGAGCCTGCTGTGGCTGAAAAACGTGAAGAGGTGGTTGCCTTTCTGGAAACAATTAAATATGCCGTTCCAGAGAAGGAAGTTGATCTATTCGAAGAGGTATTTGTTGGTGCAGTGATTGAAGAGACTGTGCATCAGCAAGAGGCGGTTAAGCAAGAAACTGTGAAGATTGAAGAGGCTCCTTCTGCCCAGGCTCCGACGCTTAAACCTGTTTTGCAAAATCCCCTGCTTGAGCGTCCGCAAACAGATCCTGATCCGGCAGCTATTTTTCAGGTGAATTCCGCGGTAAAGGTCTACAATCCAGAGAGAAAGGATGTGACCAATATTAAGCCCATTTTAACAGAAATGGTTGTTATTGAAGGCGGCGCTTTTTACCGAGGCAGTCAAGACGGAAGTCGTGATGAAATGCCTCGTCACCAAATGACGTTAGCAAGTTTTGCTCTCGATGTCCACCCCATTACAAATGAGCAATTTGTTCGTTTCTTGGAAGTGATGGGCGGAGAAAAAGATAGTAATCACAACGATATCATTCGTTTGCGTGATTCCCGCATTAAGCGGAGTGCTGGAAAATTGAGCATCGAGTCGGGATATGCCAAGCATCCTGTTGTAGGGGTAACGTGGTATGGAGCTGTTGCTTATGCAAGGTGGGTGGGCAAGCGCCTTCCAACTGAAGCTGAGTGGGAAATCGCCTCGCGCGGCGGGCATGAACATGTGCTGTATCCGACAGGAGATGATATTGAGAAGACGCAAGCTAATTTTTTCAGTTCCGATACAACAGCTGTCATGAGTTATGCGCCAAATGGGTATGGACTTTATGATATGGCGGGAAATGTGTACGAGTGGTGTCATGATTGGTACGGCTATAACTACTATGAAGTATCGATCCAAGAGCCAGATAATCCTCCAGGTCCTTTGCAAGGCGTCTATCGCGTATTGAGAGGTGGCTGTTGGAAAAGCTTGAAAGAAGATTTGCGTTGCTCTAGGCGTCATCGCAATAATCCTGGGACTGTTAATGGAACGTACGGTTTTCGTTGTGCAACAGATGTTCAGCGATCATGAGCGTATTTTGAAAGGGTTTTAATCGATTATAGGATGAGTGATGAAAACAGTACGTGTGATGTTTGTCTGCATGGGTAATATTTGTAGGTCTCCAGCGGCTGAAGGAATTCTTAAACATTTGGCTCAAAATGAATCTCTCTCTCTTCACGTTGAAAGCTGTGGAGTTGGAGACTGGCATGTGGGGCAGGCGCCTGACAGGCGCATTCAGGAGGCGTCTAAGGCTCGCGGAATTGTTTTAACCAGCCGGGCTCAACAGTTCCAGAAAGACTTTTTTGATCATTTTGATTACATTTTAGTTGCAGATAAAGAGGTTCTTAAGTTTCTTTATCAATATGCGAGAACGCCAGAATATAAGGCGAAAATTGCGCTGATGACTGAGTTTAGTTCTCTCTATAAAGGGCAGGACGTTCCAGATCCTTATTATCAGCCTGGGGGTGCTTTTGAGCTGGTTTTGGATATGTTGGAAGAGTCCTGTGAAGGACTGTTGAATCACATCAGAAACAAAGAGGGAGTGACTTAGTGATTGTCAAATAGTCGCTTTTTCTTTATGATGCCTGATCTAAATTTATGAGATGTCAAGGTTGCTAAATGAAGTTGTTGTTATCTAAGCCACGTGGTTTTTGTGCGGGAGTTGAGCGGGCTATTGAGACCGTTGAAAAAGCCCTCGAGCTGTGGGGATCTCCTATCTACGTTAAGCATGAGATCGTGCATAATCGCCACGTTGTACAAGGATTAAAGGCTAAGGGGGCGATTTTCATCGAGGAAGTTGATGATGTGCCTGTCGGAGCCCGGCTCATTTATTCTGCCCATGGCGTTTCACCGGCTGTTAGAGAGCAGGCTAAAAAGCGGCAACTCATTGAAATCGATGCTACGTGCGGTCTTGTAACCCGCGTTCATTCGGCTGTGAAGCGCTTCGCTTCGCAAGGTTATCAAATCATTTTAATCGGGCATCGCAATCACGTTGAAATCGTTGGAACAGCAGGGGAAGCGCCTGATGTAACGACGATTGTGGAATCAGTTGAAGATGTTAAGGGTTTAAGCTACTTGCCTGAGGAGAAGCTTTTTTATATCACTCAGACGACTTTGAGTCTGGATGATGTTAAAGAGATTACGCAAGCTTTGATCACTAAATATCCTTACATTGAAACACTGCCAAGTTCGTCCATTTGTTATGCGACGACAAATCGCCAAATGGCTTTAAGAGAAATTACCGACTTGACCGACTTGGTCTTGGTTGTTGGCGATCCGCAGAGTTCAAATTCCAATCGTTTGAGGGAAGCTGCCTCTACGAGGGGAATTGAGTCGTATTTGATTAATGACGAGAAAGAAATCCAGTCGGAGTGGTTGGTTGGTAAGCAAATGATAGGTTTGACCGCTGGGGCTTCTACGCCTGAAGAGATTGTTCAGAAGTGTATTCAGCGTTTGATCGAATTGGGAGTGGATGAAGTCGAAGATGTAGTGTATACCAATGAAGATGTTGTCTTCCAATTGCCTAAACCTATTGTTAATGCACGTTTTAGTGTTGCTTAATTCTAGAATTTATTGTTAGAGTGTATTTTATCAAGATCCCTGAACCATTAAAAATCATTAAGAGGACATATATGCGCAAAATCCTTTTGACACTTATGGCGTCCCTTCTAAGTTGCTCTGCTGCTCAAGCTTTCTGGCCTGAAGCAACAGATTCTTCTATTGAAGTAGGCGTAGGCTACCGTAGAGACGAACTAAAATGGAAGACCCATGCTGATTTCTTCGGCTCTAGCGATTCAAGCTATAGCGACAGCAGCAGCCCATTTGGCGTTCAGTCTGACCTGAAATGGAAAAATTTAAAAATATGGCAAATCGAAGCTAGAGGCGAGTACGTCACATGTGACAACATCTACTTGCGTGCTAGTGGAGATTACGGCTGGATCGTCAGCGGCAAAAACACAGATTCTGACTTCTTCGATTTCAATGAAGAATCTCAGTTCGAATTTTCTCGCACACATGCTAAGACTAAAGGTCATGTGTACGATGCAGACGTTGCAGTTGGATACCAATTCAAATTGTGTGATGATAGCTTCTCTATCACTCCTTTAGTTGGTTATTCTTGGAAAGGTCAGCACTTGAAAGATCGTCATTTAAGATTTGCTAGCGGCTTCCCGCTCGTGTTCGACGGTTCTGAGTCTACGCGTCAATCTTACAGCGATTCTTACTACAGCGATTACTATTCTTATAGCGACAGCTCTTATTCTTCTGGCGGTAGATTGAACAGCCGTTACCACACACGTTGGAACGGTCCATTCATCGGTTTCGATCTTAACTACCGTTTCTGGTGTGATTGGTCTCTATTCTTAGATTACGAATACCATTTTGCTACATACCATGCAAAAGCTCGTTGGAACTTACGTGAAGACTTACCAGAAGGCTTCCACCACCGTGCAAAAAGAGCTTATGGTCATGTTGTTGATTTCGGCGTAAGATGGGATGTTTGTGATTGCTGGACAGTCGCTCTTAAAGGCGGATTCCAGTACTTCAAAGCAAGCCATGGACATGATCGTGCTTTGATTGCTGATGTATCTGAAGGC
Coding sequences within it:
- a CDS encoding tetratricopeptide repeat protein produces the protein MQGDKESTQFFIDSIEDYKNRAYVVGARSFAELGDFEHAQFFADGAGELKDEAYASCAKAFAVLGDFEHAQFFADGAGKLNVYVSCAEAFAKLHKSAVAKVFCEAAGNQSKYAYSSCAQIFAELGNSEEAWTFMDLSGEQRNSACVSCAIAFIKRGESAKFQLFIDQISSVFPKDRAYQGCARELAILGDAINAMIFIAQMQQGNGIAYRICAKIFAERGDVENARAFADKIVETFEKNKAYAELAKIFAERGEVENAQCFVEQIELHELNLGAKEEAYLECAEIFAEHGNSKEAKIFADQAGDLKTDAYERCKEFFRQQDNCEALRMFAEENNPISLGS
- a CDS encoding bifunctional serine/threonine-protein kinase/formylglycine-generating enzyme family protein yields the protein MEQRILGDYTIIKPMGQGTLGMVYLAEHRFMKCQYILKVLPEELSSDRGFIQRFQEDIGHLAALEHPSIVKTHNISFAQGVYFVVTDCIVDHVGEITNLAHYIMGLDRPLEEEEVFSVLKQVAEALDYAHAKKIGNRGIVHRGLKLNNILVGNKRKGLQVYLSDFGLSWIVGAGAVLTRTYKNVAEALEIGLQSIGQRAGQDRYPNPAIDQQKLIPLHASFLQSYAFLAPEQKRLDGAHVVDEKADVYAFGILAYFLLMNELPEGVFEMPSSSPRQYRHQWDSLLQHCLQSQPSKRPSSLVEALEAVRYVEKPMLVIAKEELSIACEEPAVAEKREEVVAFLETIKYAVPEKEVDLFEEVFVGAVIEETVHQQEAVKQETVKIEEAPSAQAPTLKPVLQNPLLERPQTDPDPAAIFQVNSAVKVYNPERKDVTNIKPILTEMVVIEGGAFYRGSQDGSRDEMPRHQMTLASFALDVHPITNEQFVRFLEVMGGEKDSNHNDIIRLRDSRIKRSAGKLSIESGYAKHPVVGVTWYGAVAYARWVGKRLPTEAEWEIASRGGHEHVLYPTGDDIEKTQANFFSSDTTAVMSYAPNGYGLYDMAGNVYEWCHDWYGYNYYEVSIQEPDNPPGPLQGVYRVLRGGCWKSLKEDLRCSRRHRNNPGTVNGTYGFRCATDVQRS
- a CDS encoding low molecular weight protein-tyrosine-phosphatase — encoded protein: MKTVRVMFVCMGNICRSPAAEGILKHLAQNESLSLHVESCGVGDWHVGQAPDRRIQEASKARGIVLTSRAQQFQKDFFDHFDYILVADKEVLKFLYQYARTPEYKAKIALMTEFSSLYKGQDVPDPYYQPGGAFELVLDMLEESCEGLLNHIRNKEGVT
- the ispH gene encoding 4-hydroxy-3-methylbut-2-enyl diphosphate reductase, which translates into the protein MKLLLSKPRGFCAGVERAIETVEKALELWGSPIYVKHEIVHNRHVVQGLKAKGAIFIEEVDDVPVGARLIYSAHGVSPAVREQAKKRQLIEIDATCGLVTRVHSAVKRFASQGYQIILIGHRNHVEIVGTAGEAPDVTTIVESVEDVKGLSYLPEEKLFYITQTTLSLDDVKEITQALITKYPYIETLPSSSICYATTNRQMALREITDLTDLVLVVGDPQSSNSNRLREAASTRGIESYLINDEKEIQSEWLVGKQMIGLTAGASTPEEIVQKCIQRLIELGVDEVEDVVYTNEDVVFQLPKPIVNARFSVA
- a CDS encoding outer membrane beta-barrel protein, whose product is MRKILLTLMASLLSCSAAQAFWPEATDSSIEVGVGYRRDELKWKTHADFFGSSDSSYSDSSSPFGVQSDLKWKNLKIWQIEARGEYVTCDNIYLRASGDYGWIVSGKNTDSDFFDFNEESQFEFSRTHAKTKGHVYDADVAVGYQFKLCDDSFSITPLVGYSWKGQHLKDRHLRFASGFPLVFDGSESTRQSYSDSYYSDYYSYSDSSYSSGGRLNSRYHTRWNGPFIGFDLNYRFWCDWSLFLDYEYHFATYHAKARWNLREDLPEGFHHRAKRAYGHVVDFGVRWDVCDCWTVALKGGFQYFKASHGHDRALIADVSEGDIDTRCYVTIPLRDVKWCSGSVSVDVGMAF